CGACCAGCGACATCTACTCGCAGAAGTTCACCGGGATGAACATTCCCTCCGCCTGGACCCTGAGCGCCGGGGCGGGGATGACCATCGGCCTGATCGACACGGGCCTCTCGTCGGGGCAAAGGCAGTTCACCAGCACCTTCGCCACGGGCTCCAGCACCGGGCGCACCATCCGGTTCATGAAGGTGGCGTCACAGCCGAGCGTCTACGACGATTGCGGCCACGGCACGCGCATGGCCGGCATCATCGCCGCGCCGTGGGACGGGCGCAGCGTTGGCGGCATCGCCTACAAGGCCAACCTGATCAGCGTTCGCCAGGCCAGCGGCGTGGCGGCCGTCAGCAGCGCCGATGCGGCCGAGAGCGTGCGCATCGCCGCCTCCAACGGCTCGCGGGTGATCGTGATGGCGTGGGAGAGCCTGAACTGGTGGTGGCAGGTGTCGGATGAGATCGAGTACTGGCACTACAACCGCCCCATCCTGTTCCTGGGCGCGGCGGGCACTTCCGGGTGCGGCGACGGGATCCTGGACAGCAACGTCGTCTTTCCCGCCGACATGCCCGAGGTGATGGCGGTCACGGGGATCACGTACCCGGGCGGCGGCGTTCCCTGCGGCATCCACCGCGGCGAGGACGTGGAGATCACCGCGTACCTGGACGTGCCCAGCACCGGCCAGTACACGGCCGACGTGGTGACGATGGGCGGCAGCTCCAACGCCACCGCGGTCGTGGGCTCCATCGCCGCCCTGGTCTGGTCGCGCACCCCCACGCTGACGCGCGACCAAGTGCGTGCGCGAATCCAGCAGAGCGGCGCATTCTACCCCAGCCGCCACTCCGAGCAGGGGTACGGCCTGATCAACGCGCTCAAGGCGGTTCGCGGGTACTGATGGGCCCGGCAC
The genomic region above belongs to Longimicrobium sp. and contains:
- a CDS encoding S8/S53 family peptidase — encoded protein: MHNRFTPAVLAAALGALAACSDADQPVAPDVQPVLGRSGQPVPTRQEQRAGTFIELSDAQLWTAVQEGGGRVMVGLKAPGGARGVWQGKVLVDRGTWTQGSAAVLAQPGVQLIEADDLLPRVQVRVSDAGALSTIRKLPMVDYVEPVLVAGDLHAFAGTGGCGYGGAWTGDRQYTATSDIYSQKFTGMNIPSAWTLSAGAGMTIGLIDTGLSSGQRQFTSTFATGSSTGRTIRFMKVASQPSVYDDCGHGTRMAGIIAAPWDGRSVGGIAYKANLISVRQASGVAAVSSADAAESVRIAASNGSRVIVMAWESLNWWWQVSDEIEYWHYNRPILFLGAAGTSGCGDGILDSNVVFPADMPEVMAVTGITYPGGGVPCGIHRGEDVEITAYLDVPSTGQYTADVVTMGGSSNATAVVGSIAALVWSRTPTLTRDQVRARIQQSGAFYPSRHSEQGYGLINALKAVRGY